From Staphylococcus delphini, one genomic window encodes:
- a CDS encoding acetate kinase, whose translation MSKLILAINAGSSSLKFQLIEMPEEKLITKGLVERIGLKDSIFTIEVNGEKIKEVQDIKDHEQAVNMMLDSLQKHGVINDINEIDGTGHRVVHGGELFPESALVTDEVIKDIEKLTDLAPLHNPANLMGIQAFRKLLPEIPHVAVFDTSFHQTMPESAYLYSLPYEYYKKYGIRKYGFHGTSHKYVSQRAAEILGKPIEELRIISCHIGNGASIAAIDGGRSIDTSMGFTPLAGVTMGTRSGNIDPALIPFLMEKTGKTADEVLNILNKESGLLGITGTSSDLRDIEDDAKNGEERAELALEVFASRIHKYMGSYATRMHGVDVIIFTAGVGENSDAVRARVLEGLEFMGVYWDPRKNEGLRGKEAELNYPHSPVKVLVIPTNEEVMIARDVMTFGELEG comes from the coding sequence ATGTCAAAATTAATTTTGGCGATTAACGCTGGTAGTTCATCATTGAAATTTCAATTAATCGAAATGCCAGAAGAAAAATTAATCACTAAAGGTTTAGTTGAACGTATTGGATTAAAGGATTCGATTTTCACAATTGAAGTGAATGGTGAAAAAATCAAAGAAGTACAAGATATTAAAGATCACGAACAAGCGGTAAACATGATGTTAGACAGTTTACAAAAACACGGCGTGATCAATGACATTAACGAAATCGATGGTACAGGTCATCGTGTCGTACATGGTGGCGAGTTATTCCCTGAGTCTGCTTTAGTGACTGATGAAGTGATTAAAGACATTGAAAAACTAACAGACTTAGCACCACTCCACAACCCAGCCAACTTAATGGGAATTCAAGCATTTAGAAAATTGCTTCCTGAAATTCCACATGTGGCTGTATTTGATACATCATTCCACCAAACAATGCCTGAATCAGCATATTTATATAGCCTACCTTATGAGTACTATAAAAAATATGGTATCCGTAAATATGGTTTCCACGGTACAAGTCATAAATATGTATCACAACGTGCAGCTGAAATATTAGGAAAACCAATTGAAGAATTACGTATTATTTCATGTCATATTGGTAACGGTGCTTCAATTGCTGCAATCGACGGTGGTAGATCAATCGACACGTCAATGGGCTTCACACCATTAGCGGGTGTGACAATGGGTACACGTTCAGGTAATATTGACCCTGCATTAATTCCATTCTTGATGGAGAAAACAGGTAAAACGGCTGATGAAGTACTTAATATTTTAAACAAAGAATCAGGTTTATTAGGTATCACTGGAACGTCTTCAGATTTACGTGATATCGAAGATGATGCGAAAAATGGCGAAGAACGTGCAGAGTTAGCGTTAGAAGTATTTGCATCACGTATCCATAAATATATGGGGTCATATGCAACACGTATGCATGGTGTCGATGTGATCATCTTCACTGCTGGTGTAGGTGAAAACTCAGATGCAGTGCGTGCGCGTGTATTAGAAGGTTTAGAATTTATGGGCGTTTATTGGGATCCACGTAAAAATGAAGGATTACGCGGTAAAGAAGCTGAGCTCAACTACCCACATTCACCTGTAAAAGTATTAGTCATCCCTACAAATGAAGAAGTGATGATTGCACGTGACGTGATGACTTTCGGTGAGTTAGAAGGTTAA
- a CDS encoding universal stress protein → MYMYKNILIAVDGSHEAEWAFNKAVAVAKRNNAKLIIVNVIDSRTYTSFEVYDSHFTEKSKSFAEKLLDGYRQVAQDEGIQNVETRLEFGSPKSVLPKLASDENSDVDLVMCGTSGLNAVERFIVGSVSEAIVRHSACDVLVVRTEQIPENFEPKVATDELLKDFSI, encoded by the coding sequence ATGTATATGTACAAAAATATTTTAATTGCTGTTGATGGTTCTCATGAAGCGGAGTGGGCATTTAACAAAGCAGTTGCAGTTGCAAAACGTAATAATGCCAAACTGATTATCGTGAATGTCATCGATTCAAGAACTTATACATCTTTTGAAGTTTACGATTCACACTTCACTGAAAAGTCTAAATCATTTGCAGAAAAATTATTGGATGGCTACCGTCAAGTGGCACAAGATGAAGGCATTCAAAATGTGGAAACACGCTTAGAATTTGGATCACCTAAATCTGTACTTCCAAAATTAGCAAGTGATGAAAATTCAGATGTTGACCTTGTGATGTGTGGTACTTCAGGCCTTAATGCGGTAGAACGCTTTATCGTAGGTTCGGTATCTGAAGCCATTGTACGTCATTCAGCATGTGATGTATTAGTTGTACGTACTGAGCAAATTCCAGAAAACTTCGAGCCAAAAGTAGCAACAGACGAACTATTGAAAGATTTCAGCATTTAA
- the ald gene encoding alanine dehydrogenase yields MRIGIPKEIKNNENRVGLSPSGVHALVEAGHEVLVETAAGEGSYFEDTDYVQAGANIVNSQDDVWDVDMVIKVKEPLKEEYGYFREGLILFTYLHLANEPELTKALIDKKVVAIAYETVQLGDRSLPLLTPMSEVAGRMSTQIGAQFLQRFNGGMGILLGGIPGVQKGKVTIIGGGQAGTNAARIALGLGADVTILDVNPKRLQELEDLFDGRVHTIMSNPLNIESHVVESDLVIGAVLIPGAKAPKLVTEDMIKKMKSGSVIVDIAIDQGGIFETTDKISTHDDPTYIKHGVVHYAVANMPGAVPRTSTIGLNNATLPYALQIANKGYQRALTENVPLSHGLNVFNGYVTNKAVAEAFNYDYTPVTQVLTEA; encoded by the coding sequence ATGAGAATTGGAATTCCGAAAGAGATTAAAAATAATGAAAATCGTGTTGGCTTATCTCCAAGTGGTGTACATGCACTTGTAGAAGCTGGACATGAAGTGTTAGTCGAAACAGCAGCAGGTGAGGGCTCTTATTTCGAAGACACGGATTACGTTCAAGCAGGGGCAAACATCGTCAACAGCCAAGATGACGTTTGGGATGTCGACATGGTGATTAAAGTGAAAGAGCCATTAAAAGAAGAATATGGATACTTTAGAGAGGGACTCATTTTATTCACATATCTTCACTTGGCAAATGAACCTGAATTAACAAAGGCGCTCATCGACAAAAAAGTGGTCGCTATCGCATATGAAACGGTCCAACTCGGTGATCGTTCATTACCTTTACTCACACCAATGAGCGAAGTAGCAGGACGTATGTCTACACAAATTGGGGCACAATTTTTACAACGCTTCAATGGGGGTATGGGTATTTTACTTGGAGGAATTCCAGGTGTACAAAAAGGTAAAGTGACGATTATCGGTGGTGGTCAAGCAGGAACAAATGCGGCGCGTATTGCATTAGGACTTGGCGCAGATGTAACGATTCTTGATGTGAATCCGAAACGTTTACAAGAACTTGAAGACCTTTTTGATGGTCGCGTGCATACGATTATGTCCAATCCTTTAAACATTGAATCACATGTTGTAGAAAGTGACCTTGTCATTGGGGCAGTATTGATTCCGGGGGCAAAAGCACCGAAATTAGTCACTGAAGACATGATTAAGAAAATGAAATCGGGTTCTGTGATTGTTGATATCGCGATTGACCAAGGCGGTATTTTCGAAACGACAGATAAGATTTCAACACATGATGATCCAACTTATATTAAACACGGTGTCGTTCATTATGCGGTTGCAAACATGCCAGGCGCAGTGCCACGTACGTCTACAATTGGCTTAAATAATGCGACATTACCTTATGCATTACAAATTGCAAACAAAGGGTATCAACGTGCACTAACAGAAAACGTCCCACTTTCACACGGACTAAACGTGTTCAATGGTTACGTGACAAATAAAGCGGTTGCTGAAGCGTTTAATTATGATTATACGCCAGTGACACAAGTATTAACTGAAGCATAA
- a CDS encoding copper homeostasis protein CutC produces MIKEAVASSLVEVETKLKAGANRIELCENMHESGTTPSYGMVKIASDMCQMYGAELAVMIRPRGGSFVYNWYEFESMQADIQQLKTLPIDYFVFGCLTTEDTLHQFQMQTLIQLAAPIRVVCHMAFDHIYPTGQSKALQQLIDLGVTRLLTHGGPAQSNLFDNLPQLAKWVRQSKGQIEIMPGGGLNYENLDALLELFPFQEVHGTHIVKT; encoded by the coding sequence ATGATTAAAGAAGCTGTTGCATCCTCATTAGTAGAAGTCGAAACTAAACTAAAAGCGGGCGCCAATCGAATTGAACTTTGTGAAAATATGCATGAAAGTGGCACGACGCCAAGTTATGGCATGGTTAAAATCGCCAGTGATATGTGCCAAATGTACGGTGCAGAACTGGCTGTGATGATTCGGCCTCGAGGTGGTTCCTTTGTTTACAATTGGTATGAGTTCGAATCGATGCAAGCAGATATTCAACAACTCAAAACGTTGCCCATCGATTATTTCGTGTTCGGTTGTTTGACGACTGAGGACACGTTACATCAGTTTCAAATGCAAACATTGATTCAACTTGCAGCTCCAATTCGTGTCGTGTGTCATATGGCATTTGATCATATCTACCCTACCGGTCAATCGAAAGCGTTACAACAATTGATCGATTTAGGTGTCACACGATTACTGACGCATGGTGGCCCTGCACAATCGAACCTATTTGACAACTTACCACAGCTCGCCAAATGGGTGCGTCAATCTAAAGGACAAATTGAAATTATGCCTGGTGGCGGTTTGAATTATGAGAATTTAGATGCGTTATTGGAATTATTTCCTTTTCAAGAAGTGCATGGGACGCATATTGTAAAAACTTAA
- a CDS encoding M24 family metallopeptidase, protein MSKIEQLVQTLKDQQADAMWVSNPINIFYFTGYKSEPHERLFALLVRADGQQILFCPQLEVEEVKASPFTGDIIGYLDTENPFDKHRETYGKLLIEENHLTVQRYHALQKAFSVHTFEAADPVIRALRNVKTADEIDTLRQAAKLADKCMEIGVAFLKEGVTEREVVNHIENEIKKYGVNEMSFDTMVLFGDHAAAPHGTPGDRQLKNNEYVLFDLGVIYNHYCSDITRTVAFGQPDDKAQEIYDIVLKAEQTAIQHIKPGVTISELDDIARGIITEAGYGEYFPHRLGHGLGLEAHEYQDISSTNQNPLEVGMVLTIEPGIYVPNVAGVRIEDDILVTEDGYESLSGYTK, encoded by the coding sequence ATGTCAAAAATAGAACAACTCGTACAAACTTTAAAAGATCAACAAGCAGATGCGATGTGGGTATCTAATCCTATCAATATCTTCTATTTTACGGGCTATAAATCAGAACCACACGAACGGTTATTTGCCTTGCTTGTGCGAGCAGACGGCCAACAAATTTTATTCTGCCCTCAACTCGAAGTGGAAGAAGTGAAAGCCTCTCCATTTACAGGTGACATCATCGGCTACTTAGACACTGAAAATCCTTTCGATAAACACCGAGAAACGTACGGAAAATTATTGATTGAAGAAAATCATTTAACGGTACAACGCTATCATGCACTACAAAAGGCTTTTTCTGTACATACTTTTGAAGCTGCTGATCCTGTCATTCGCGCGTTACGCAACGTTAAAACAGCCGACGAAATCGATACTTTAAGACAGGCTGCAAAATTAGCAGATAAATGTATGGAAATCGGTGTAGCATTTTTAAAAGAAGGTGTCACAGAACGAGAAGTTGTAAATCATATTGAAAATGAAATTAAAAAATACGGTGTCAATGAAATGAGTTTTGACACAATGGTCTTATTTGGCGATCATGCAGCAGCACCACACGGTACACCTGGAGACCGCCAACTTAAAAATAACGAATATGTATTGTTTGACTTAGGTGTCATTTACAATCATTACTGCAGCGATATTACACGTACCGTCGCTTTTGGACAACCTGATGATAAAGCACAAGAGATTTACGACATTGTATTAAAAGCAGAACAAACTGCGATCCAACATATTAAACCTGGCGTCACAATTAGTGAACTGGATGATATTGCACGAGGCATCATTACCGAAGCGGGATACGGCGAATACTTCCCTCACCGTTTAGGGCATGGCTTAGGTCTTGAAGCGCATGAATACCAAGATATTTCAAGTACGAATCAAAACCCACTTGAAGTCGGTATGGTACTAACCATTGAACCTGGTATTTATGTACCGAATGTTGCCGGTGTTCGTATAGAAGATGATATTTTAGTCACAGAAGATGGCTATGAATCACTATCAGGTTATACGAAATGA
- a CDS encoding metal-dependent hydrolase, with protein sequence MKLSFHGQSTVYFEANGKSGIIDPFITGNEQTDLNIEDLKVDYVILTHGHEDHFGDTIEIAKRNNATVIGSAEMANYLSTNQGIENVHPMNIGGKWTFDFGVVKFVQAFHSSSLTDDNGMPMYLGMPMGVILELEGKTIYHTGDTGLFSDMKLIADRHPVDVCFVPIGDNFTMGIEDASYAINEFIQPKLTVPIHYNTFPLIEQDPEAFKKLVNVGQVQIVKPGEAVEL encoded by the coding sequence ATGAAATTATCCTTTCATGGTCAATCGACTGTATATTTTGAAGCAAACGGTAAGTCAGGTATTATTGATCCTTTTATTACAGGAAATGAACAAACAGATTTAAATATTGAGGATTTAAAAGTAGACTACGTGATTTTAACACACGGTCACGAAGATCATTTTGGAGATACAATTGAAATTGCTAAGCGTAATAACGCAACAGTGATTGGTTCAGCTGAAATGGCGAATTATTTATCTACAAATCAAGGCATCGAAAACGTACACCCTATGAATATCGGCGGAAAATGGACATTTGATTTTGGTGTCGTTAAATTTGTTCAAGCGTTTCATAGTTCAAGCTTAACGGATGACAATGGTATGCCAATGTACTTAGGTATGCCGATGGGTGTCATTTTAGAATTAGAAGGTAAGACAATTTATCATACAGGTGATACAGGCTTATTCAGCGATATGAAATTGATTGCTGATCGTCACCCTGTTGATGTATGTTTTGTGCCAATTGGTGATAATTTTACGATGGGGATTGAAGATGCAAGTTATGCGATTAATGAATTCATTCAGCCTAAATTGACTGTGCCGATTCATTACAATACGTTCCCATTGATTGAACAAGATCCAGAAGCGTTTAAAAAGCTTGTGAATGTCGGGCAAGTTCAAATTGTCAAACCTGGTGAAGCTGTAGAACTTTAG
- a CDS encoding universal stress protein: MHQNILLAVDTDLKNAKALQEVVKISGDSSVVTLLNIIGEQDVQASVKMGTHYEELKQMRHEQMQPTRDTLEQNGLQYEEIIERGNPKEKIVNYANSGQYDIVVLSNRKAEAAKKFVLGSVSHKVAKRAKIPVLIVK; encoded by the coding sequence ATGCATCAAAATATTTTACTTGCAGTGGATACAGATTTAAAAAATGCGAAAGCGCTCCAAGAAGTTGTTAAAATTTCAGGCGACAGCTCCGTTGTGACATTGCTCAATATCATCGGAGAACAAGACGTCCAAGCTTCTGTTAAAATGGGGACACATTATGAAGAACTTAAACAAATGCGTCACGAGCAAATGCAACCGACACGTGACACATTAGAACAAAATGGTTTGCAATATGAAGAAATTATCGAACGTGGCAATCCAAAAGAAAAAATCGTAAACTATGCGAATAGCGGCCAATACGATATCGTCGTTCTCAGTAACCGTAAAGCAGAAGCGGCCAAGAAATTCGTATTAGGTAGCGTAAGCCATAAAGTTGCAAAACGCGCAAAAATTCCAGTGTTAATCGTTAAGTAA
- a CDS encoding DRTGG domain-containing protein, with the protein MTKHEQIIKHIESLSVGQKISVRKIAKDLDVSEGTAYRAIKDAGQRGLVASIDRVGTVRIEKKARAKVDHLTFGEIAKIVDGHLIGGKGGQFNSLTKFAIGAMEVDNVVNYVSKNTLLIVGNRLDVQKAALERGSAVLITGGFDTTDEIKKMADEQNLPIISSNYDTFMVANIINRAMYNQMIKKEILVVEDIVIPIEQTSFLYDEMTVADVGKKSRETSHSRFPIVDRQNKLAGLITSKDIIGKDLDEKLYRVMTKPAISVQLNTTVASCAHLMIWEGIELLPVTGNQKQLVGVISREDVLKAMQIVGRQPQVGETINDQVAKHIEIRNQQIIVEITPQLTNQFGTLSKSVSVAIIEETIKSVMRKHKKLEVMIESLNIFYIRTVQIESEVEVDYTILDMGRNFAKLEVTMFSANQSVAKALIMCQLLDH; encoded by the coding sequence ATGACAAAGCACGAACAAATTATTAAACATATTGAATCATTATCTGTAGGCCAAAAAATTTCAGTCCGTAAAATAGCGAAAGATTTGGACGTTTCAGAAGGGACGGCATATCGTGCGATTAAGGATGCGGGGCAACGTGGGTTAGTGGCTTCGATTGACCGTGTTGGTACAGTCCGTATTGAAAAGAAAGCGCGTGCCAAAGTCGATCATCTAACATTTGGAGAAATCGCGAAAATTGTCGATGGTCATTTGATTGGTGGTAAAGGCGGTCAGTTCAATTCACTGACTAAATTTGCGATAGGGGCGATGGAAGTAGACAATGTCGTCAACTATGTTTCTAAAAATACGTTGCTGATTGTTGGGAATCGTCTTGATGTCCAAAAAGCTGCGTTAGAACGAGGCAGTGCCGTGTTGATTACAGGTGGTTTTGATACGACGGACGAAATTAAAAAAATGGCAGATGAACAAAATCTACCTATCATTTCTTCCAACTATGATACATTTATGGTTGCAAATATTATTAATAGAGCGATGTACAATCAGATGATTAAAAAAGAGATTTTAGTCGTTGAAGATATCGTCATTCCAATCGAACAGACTTCTTTCTTATACGATGAAATGACGGTTGCTGATGTAGGTAAAAAGTCCCGAGAAACGTCTCATTCTCGTTTTCCAATTGTGGACCGTCAAAACAAATTAGCGGGTTTGATTACAAGTAAAGACATTATCGGCAAAGATTTGGACGAAAAACTTTATCGCGTGATGACGAAACCCGCGATTAGTGTCCAGCTGAATACGACGGTTGCGAGTTGTGCCCATTTGATGATTTGGGAAGGGATAGAATTACTGCCAGTGACAGGCAATCAAAAACAACTTGTCGGCGTTATTTCACGTGAAGATGTACTAAAGGCGATGCAAATTGTCGGACGTCAGCCACAAGTAGGTGAAACGATTAATGATCAAGTGGCGAAACATATTGAGATTCGCAATCAACAAATCATTGTCGAAATTACACCGCAACTGACGAATCAATTCGGCACATTGAGTAAATCTGTATCGGTCGCTATCATTGAAGAAACGATAAAATCTGTGATGCGTAAACATAAAAAGTTAGAAGTGATGATTGAGAGTTTAAATATTTTTTATATTCGAACTGTACAAATCGAAAGCGAAGTAGAAGTAGATTATACCATTTTAGATATGGGGCGTAATTTTGCGAAGTTAGAAGTCACGATGTTCAGTGCGAATCAATCTGTTGCAAAAGCATTAATTATGTGCCAATTATTAGATCATTAA
- a CDS encoding DHH family phosphoesterase gives MKFIPEIQEQIQQYDTIIIHRHVRPDPDALGSQFGLKEYLKAKYPTKHVYAVGTEEPTLGFMGTFDTIDDAQYDDALVIVCDTANAARIDDARYDRGNALIKIDHHPPVDSYAEINDVDVSASSTSEMIFDFIQGSNDLALMNDKIASALYLGIVGDTGRFFFNNTSPKTMTIASQLLQYDIQHNRLLNQLGEKDPRLMPFHGYVLQNFQLFDDGFCQVKITHDVLEKFDIQPNEASLYVNAIADLKGLKIWVFAVDEGAEIRCRIRSKEITINDVAADFGGGGHPNASGVSVNTWDEFKSLTEALRQKL, from the coding sequence ATGAAATTTATTCCAGAAATTCAAGAACAAATTCAACAATATGACACCATTATTATTCACCGTCATGTGCGACCTGACCCGGATGCGTTAGGTTCACAGTTTGGATTGAAAGAATATCTTAAAGCAAAATATCCAACTAAACATGTCTATGCTGTTGGAACGGAAGAACCGACACTTGGATTTATGGGAACGTTTGATACGATTGACGATGCGCAATATGACGATGCACTTGTCATTGTATGCGACACAGCAAACGCCGCACGCATTGACGATGCCCGCTACGATCGCGGCAACGCATTAATTAAAATCGACCATCATCCGCCTGTAGATTCATATGCGGAAATCAATGATGTTGACGTGAGTGCTTCATCTACCAGTGAGATGATTTTCGATTTCATACAAGGTTCGAATGATTTAGCTTTAATGAATGACAAAATTGCGAGTGCGTTATATTTAGGTATTGTCGGCGATACAGGTCGCTTTTTCTTCAACAATACGTCGCCGAAAACGATGACCATCGCTAGTCAGTTGTTACAATATGATATTCAACACAACCGTCTATTGAATCAGTTGGGTGAAAAGGATCCGCGGTTAATGCCGTTTCATGGCTATGTACTGCAAAATTTCCAACTTTTCGATGATGGCTTTTGCCAAGTGAAAATTACGCATGATGTGTTAGAAAAATTTGATATCCAACCGAATGAAGCGTCGTTGTATGTAAATGCGATTGCCGATTTGAAAGGCTTGAAAATTTGGGTGTTTGCGGTAGACGAAGGTGCAGAAATCCGTTGTCGCATCCGTTCAAAAGAAATTACGATTAATGATGTTGCGGCTGACTTTGGTGGAGGTGGACATCCAAATGCTTCAGGTGTGTCTGTAAACACATGGGATGAATTTAAATCACTTACCGAAGCGCTCCGCCAAAAACTATAA